From one Chiloscyllium plagiosum isolate BGI_BamShark_2017 chromosome 24, ASM401019v2, whole genome shotgun sequence genomic stretch:
- the LOC122562202 gene encoding somatostatin receptor type 2-like, with the protein MSLDIPAEWLLEASQGVNVSTEMPWDFGQNSSKPGSPAVDMSGSVLLPLIYFVVCVLGLSGNTLVIYVILRYAKMKTVTNIYILNLAIADELFMVALPFFATQAALAHWPFGQAACRVLMTLDGINQFTSIFCLTVMSVDRYLAVVHPITSSKWRKPRLAKLVNGAVWIISLLVILPIMIYSAVQTRNGRSSCTITWPSKNPSWYTAFGIYTFALGFFLPLTIICLCYLLIIIKVKASGIRVGSSKRKKSERKVTRMVSIVVAVFVFCWLPFYIFNFLPLAVDVKPTVAMKGFYEFVVVLSYANSCANPILYAFLSDNFKKSFQNVLCLRKVSGLDEADRSDSRQDKSRLQDVTETQRTLLNGDDLQTSI; encoded by the coding sequence ATGTCTCTGGATATTCCGGCCGAATGGTTGCTGGAGGCTTCCCAGGGAGTGAATGTGTCCACGGAGATGCCGTGGGATTTCGGCCAGAACTCCAGCAAGCCTGGCAGCCCGGCTGTAGACATGAGCGGCAGTGTTCTGCTGCCCCTGATCTACTTTGTGGTGTGTGTCCTGGGACTGAGTGGCAACACCCTGGTCATCTATGTCATCCTGCGCTACGCCAAGATGAAGACGGTCACCAACATCTACATCCTGAACCTGGCCATCGCCGACGAGCTCTTCATGGTGGCCCTGCCTTTCTTCGCCACCCAGGCGGCCCTGGCCCACTGGCCGTTCGGCCAGGCCGCCTGCCGAGTGCTGATGACCCTGGACGGCATCAACCAGTTCACcagcatcttctgcctgacggtgATGAGCGTGGACCGCTACCTGGCGGTGGTGCACCCCATCACCTCCTCCAAGTGGCGCAAGCCCCGGCTGGCCAAGCTGGTGAACGGGGCGGTGTGGATCATCTCGCTGCtggtcattctgcccatcatgaTCTACTCGGCCGTGCAGACCCGCAACGGCAGGAGTAGCTGCACCATCACCTGGCCGAGCAAGAACCCGAGCTGGTACACCGCCTTTGGCATCTACACCTTCGCCCTGGGCTTCTTCCTGCCTCTCACCATCATCTGCTTGTGCTACCTCCTCATCATCATCAAGGTCAAAGCCTCGGGCATCCGCGTGGGATCATCCAAGCGCAAGAAATCTGAGCGCAAGGTCACCCGCATGGTCTCCATCGTAGTGGCTGTCTTCGTCTTCTGTTGGCTGCCCTTCTACATCTTCAACTTCCTGCCCCTGGCGGTCGATGTCAAGCCCACCGTGGCCATGAAAGGCTTCTACGAGTTCGTGGTGGTGCTCTCCTACGCCAACAGCTGCGCCAACCCCATCCTGTACGCCTTCCTCTCCGACAATTTCAAGAAGAGTTTCCAGAATGTGTTGTGCCtgaggaaggtgagcggcctggaCGAGGCGGACCGCAGTGACAGCCGCCAAGATAAATCTCGGCTCCAGGATGTGACCGAGACCCAGAGGACTCTGCTCAATGGCGATGACCTGCAGACCAGTATCTAA